In Halobacterium sp. R2-5, one DNA window encodes the following:
- a CDS encoding universal stress protein: MPAFPTKSPPFKFAITYPTGLSRSNPLLRHVNRQDAYTGDAIVRQEFGFTDVEGLEDVTINHYGPGTNQAISSIFVPVAGGPNSDAAVTLASSIASEWAASITLLTVIPEGATDNQRQVADQRLDTYAEMVADSSVVTTLVRSDDVVPTIAKESVAHELLVIGASERSLFKRFFGGTIPEQLGQETHAPIFVISQ; the protein is encoded by the coding sequence ATGCCAGCATTCCCAACCAAATCACCACCGTTCAAATTCGCTATCACCTATCCGACCGGCCTAAGTAGAAGCAATCCGCTGCTACGCCACGTCAATCGACAAGACGCCTATACTGGGGACGCAATCGTTCGCCAAGAATTCGGCTTCACTGACGTAGAAGGCCTTGAGGACGTGACAATCAACCACTACGGCCCGGGGACAAATCAGGCTATCAGCTCGATTTTCGTCCCTGTTGCGGGTGGCCCAAATAGCGATGCTGCTGTGACGCTAGCCAGCAGTATCGCCTCTGAGTGGGCCGCCTCAATTACGCTGCTGACAGTCATCCCAGAGGGCGCAACTGATAATCAAAGACAGGTAGCCGACCAACGATTAGATACGTATGCCGAGATGGTGGCTGACAGTTCGGTTGTGACAACCCTCGTTCGCAGCGACGATGTTGTCCCGACGATAGCAAAGGAAAGCGTCGCGCATGAACTGCTCGTCATCGGAGCGTCCGAACGGTCACTATTCAAACGCTTTTTTGGTGGGACGATTCCCGAGCAACTCGGGCAAGAGACACACGCACCAATCTTCGTCATCAGCCAGTAA
- a CDS encoding HalOD1 output domain-containing protein: MSESPSERIIDTIAAKRDIDAIELPLLYDVIDPDSLNRLIGSMDDGAVSFTYAGYEIVVTSDGAITLAEPTVSNSPSCEANCDD; the protein is encoded by the coding sequence ATGTCTGAATCTCCGTCAGAGCGAATTATCGATACCATCGCAGCGAAACGCGACATAGACGCAATAGAGCTACCACTACTGTACGATGTAATCGACCCCGACAGTCTCAACCGCCTCATCGGAAGCATGGACGATGGAGCGGTCTCGTTCACGTACGCGGGCTACGAGATTGTCGTCACCAGCGATGGCGCGATCACACTCGCTGAACCGACCGTAAGTAACTCTCCCAGTTGCGAAGCCAACTGCGACGACTGA
- a CDS encoding transcriptional regulator — MTQTKSDLSIDDLLAALSNVQRRQLLESLLTDSPPDDPAYVIVDADTNLAMYHIHLPKLVEYGLINWDEDTNRVTKGPEFEAAADLLSQLTNHDEPLLSKEVNDD, encoded by the coding sequence ATGACGCAGACGAAATCTGACCTCTCCATAGACGACCTGCTCGCAGCCCTCAGCAACGTCCAGCGACGCCAGCTACTGGAATCACTACTCACTGACTCGCCACCCGATGATCCAGCCTACGTCATCGTTGACGCCGACACCAACCTCGCGATGTACCACATTCACCTGCCGAAATTAGTCGAGTACGGTCTCATCAACTGGGACGAAGACACCAATCGGGTAACCAAAGGCCCGGAGTTCGAGGCGGCAGCCGACCTGCTTTCCCAACTCACCAACCACGACGAACCCCTCCTTTCGAAGGAAGTCAACGATGACTGA
- a CDS encoding phosphatase PAP2 family protein, whose amino-acid sequence MIGGDRGLGVAEVLHGWTSEPALIVFALLTQLGDVWFLFLLGGLLYIAGDQFPRWGIDRRRGLFVLGLVLTYVALIGVLKNFFLLPRPPGAGEAPVIAWLPAIFQGVLASIATGSGPGFPSGHAFGSTLVWGGFALVVFEDELWPGWLGAAAVVGLVSLSRLILGVHYLVDVVVGVGLGVVGLGVLYVVADRGTAPGRVLLVAVGAGAIGLIQGVTFESVAALGSGVGGWLVWRGIADATPAHPSNRREAAAGFGVFGLASGFFAVMYAVEPPLLATFFGSTIGVGGAIVAPLAGEKLLDW is encoded by the coding sequence ATGATCGGAGGTGATCGCGGTCTCGGGGTGGCCGAAGTACTTCACGGATGGACCTCAGAGCCGGCTCTCATCGTCTTCGCTCTACTAACCCAGCTCGGCGACGTTTGGTTTCTCTTCCTGTTGGGGGGTCTTCTGTACATCGCCGGCGATCAGTTCCCGCGATGGGGGATCGATCGGCGGCGTGGTCTGTTCGTTCTTGGTCTCGTACTCACGTATGTGGCTCTCATCGGGGTGCTCAAGAATTTCTTCCTGCTCCCTCGGCCCCCGGGTGCGGGTGAGGCACCCGTCATAGCATGGCTTCCAGCCATCTTCCAGGGCGTGTTAGCTTCGATTGCAACTGGGTCGGGCCCCGGATTTCCGAGTGGTCACGCCTTCGGGAGTACGCTGGTGTGGGGTGGATTCGCACTCGTCGTCTTCGAAGACGAGCTCTGGCCGGGATGGCTCGGAGCCGCAGCTGTCGTCGGTCTCGTCTCGCTGTCACGACTCATCTTGGGTGTCCACTATCTTGTTGACGTCGTGGTCGGGGTTGGTCTCGGAGTGGTGGGGCTGGGCGTGCTCTACGTGGTCGCCGACCGAGGTACTGCCCCCGGTCGAGTGCTTCTCGTCGCGGTTGGCGCCGGCGCTATCGGGCTGATCCAGGGAGTTACCTTCGAGAGTGTGGCCGCGCTTGGAAGTGGCGTCGGCGGGTGGCTCGTCTGGCGTGGTATCGCCGACGCAACGCCCGCTCATCCGTCAAACCGCCGAGAGGCAGCTGCTGGATTCGGTGTGTTCGGATTGGCAAGCGGTTTCTTTGCGGTGATGTATGCCGTTGAACCGCCACTGTTGGCCACGTTTTTCGGCTCCACGATCGGCGTCGGTGGGGCCATTGTCGCCCCGCTGGCCGGTGAGAAACTCCTTGATTGGTAA
- a CDS encoding heavy metal translocating P-type ATPase: protein MHEGHEQMFRRRFFVSTLLSIPVLLYSETLQEWLGFSVPAFPGSEWINPVFAVIVFAYGGVPFLRMAAPELKDRAPGMMTLISMAITVAFVYSLASVVFPTQSAFFWELVTLIDIMLLGHWIEMRSVRRASSAVDELAKLMPDTAERITDDGETEEVPVSELSEGDLVLVRPGASVPADGVVEEGDSNVNESMITGESKPVSKDPGDEVIGGAINGDGSLRVRVGATGEETTLAGIMRLVEEAQQSKSQTQVLADRAAGWLFYVALGAAVLTAIAWTLAVSFNATVIERVVTVLVIACPHALGLAIPLVVAINTSLAARNGMLVRDRIAMEEARNLDAIIFDKTGTLTEGEHGVVDMATVDGVDEDDALALAAAVESDSEHMIARAIREAAGERDLSAPDASGFEAIKGRGVRANVDGDEVYVGGPNLLDQLDSQVPSHLQRFADAAGENAQTVVYLVRDGELIAAFAMADVVREESYRVVDALHDLGIEVAMLTGDSRDVANAVADELDIDTVFAEVLPEDKDEKVQELQGQGKLVGMVGDGVNDAPALTRADVGIAIGSGTDVAVQSADVILVQNNPVDVVRLVKLSKASYRKMQENIVWAAGYNVFALPLAAGVLAPIGILLSPAVGALLMSLSTVIVAVNAQLLRRVDLSLPELPGETASTDAQPAD, encoded by the coding sequence ATGCACGAGGGCCACGAGCAGATGTTCCGCCGGCGTTTTTTCGTCTCGACGCTCCTCTCCATTCCCGTCCTCCTGTACAGCGAGACGCTGCAGGAGTGGCTTGGGTTCTCTGTCCCGGCGTTCCCGGGGAGCGAGTGGATCAACCCCGTCTTCGCGGTCATCGTCTTCGCGTACGGTGGGGTGCCATTCCTCCGGATGGCGGCACCGGAGCTGAAAGACCGGGCGCCGGGGATGATGACGCTGATCTCGATGGCGATCACCGTCGCGTTCGTCTACAGTCTCGCGAGCGTTGTCTTTCCCACACAGTCGGCGTTCTTCTGGGAGCTCGTCACCCTGATCGACATTATGTTGCTGGGGCACTGGATCGAGATGCGGTCCGTACGCCGGGCCTCGAGCGCGGTCGACGAACTGGCGAAGCTGATGCCCGACACCGCCGAACGAATCACCGACGACGGGGAGACCGAGGAGGTCCCGGTGAGTGAGCTCTCCGAGGGCGACCTCGTACTCGTCCGCCCGGGCGCGAGTGTTCCCGCCGATGGGGTTGTCGAAGAGGGCGACTCGAACGTCAACGAATCCATGATTACGGGTGAATCCAAGCCGGTTTCGAAAGACCCTGGCGACGAAGTCATTGGTGGAGCAATCAATGGAGACGGGAGCCTCCGCGTTCGGGTCGGTGCCACGGGTGAGGAGACGACGCTCGCGGGGATTATGCGACTCGTCGAGGAAGCCCAGCAGAGCAAGTCCCAGACGCAAGTATTAGCCGACCGCGCGGCCGGCTGGCTGTTCTACGTCGCTCTCGGAGCGGCAGTCCTGACAGCCATCGCGTGGACACTCGCAGTCTCGTTCAACGCGACCGTCATCGAGCGTGTGGTCACGGTGCTCGTCATCGCCTGCCCGCACGCGCTCGGACTCGCCATCCCCCTCGTGGTCGCAATCAACACGTCGTTGGCGGCTCGGAACGGGATGCTGGTCCGGGACCGTATCGCGATGGAGGAGGCGCGGAACCTAGACGCCATTATCTTCGACAAGACGGGGACGCTCACAGAGGGCGAGCACGGTGTCGTCGACATGGCGACCGTCGACGGCGTCGACGAGGACGACGCGCTCGCGCTGGCAGCAGCCGTCGAGAGCGACTCCGAGCACATGATTGCGCGAGCCATCCGCGAGGCCGCCGGAGAGCGCGACCTCTCTGCGCCTGACGCGTCCGGCTTCGAGGCGATCAAAGGCCGGGGCGTCCGAGCGAACGTCGACGGCGACGAGGTATACGTCGGCGGCCCGAATCTACTGGACCAGCTGGACAGCCAGGTACCCAGTCACCTCCAGCGCTTCGCTGATGCAGCTGGGGAGAACGCACAGACTGTAGTGTATCTCGTCCGGGACGGCGAGTTGATTGCTGCCTTTGCGATGGCCGACGTCGTTCGTGAGGAGAGCTACCGCGTCGTCGATGCTCTACACGACCTCGGCATCGAGGTGGCGATGCTGACTGGAGACTCCCGGGACGTTGCTAACGCTGTCGCCGACGAGCTAGACATTGACACAGTGTTCGCAGAAGTCCTCCCTGAGGACAAGGACGAGAAAGTTCAGGAACTCCAAGGCCAGGGCAAACTCGTCGGCATGGTCGGCGATGGCGTAAATGACGCGCCGGCGTTGACGCGGGCAGATGTTGGCATCGCTATCGGGAGTGGGACGGATGTCGCGGTCCAGTCGGCCGATGTCATCCTCGTTCAGAATAACCCGGTGGATGTGGTTCGCCTCGTGAAGCTGAGCAAGGCGAGTTACCGGAAGATGCAGGAGAATATCGTCTGGGCGGCTGGGTACAACGTCTTCGCGCTCCCCCTTGCAGCCGGCGTGTTGGCACCGATCGGAATTCTGCTGTCGCCTGCTGTGGGCGCGCTCCTGATGTCGCTGAGTACGGTCATCGTCGCCGTTAACGCTCAACTGCTTCGGCGCGTTGATCTGTCTCTTCCCGAGCTTCCTGGAGAAACCGCCTCTACTGACGCGCAACCTGCAGATTGA